The DNA sequence CGACATCCCCTGCCGGGAAGTTTTCTCGCGGGGCCAGAAGCCCATCCGCGTCTGGGGTCCCGTGGCGGACATCGAGGATGAACTGGCCGAGGTCCATGAACGCTTCTGGCGGACACGTTGACCAGCCCGCTGCCGGTGGCTTGAAAAAATTTCAAGCAAGAACCGGGGACTGCGACTACACTGCGCCCACAGACATGCACAAGACCGTTTCTTGAAGGTCTTGCTCCTCTTCCGCTTCGCCCTCGATGCAGTATCGGCGGAGCCGGCCCAGGTCATCAAATCCCCGGTTTGACGTTTCTTGAGTGTTTCTGTCCCAGCGATTGCCGTGTGCTTCATGGTATTCGCAGGGTGTCTCCATTTTTTTTACCACTCAACAAGGAACATCATCCATGAGTACGACCCAAACTGGCACCGTGAAATGGTTCGACGACGGCAAGGGCTTCGGCTTCATCACGCCGGCCGACGGTAGCAAGGACCTGTTCGCCCACCACAGCGAAATCAAGAACAACGGCGGCTTCCGCTCGCTGGCTGAAAACCAGAAGGTTGAATTCGAAGTCAAGCAAGGCCCCAAGGGTCTGCAAGCTTCGAACATCCGCGCGCTGTAATCAGCCGCAGGCCCTCGGGCCAGCAGAAAAACCGCCGCCTTCGTGGCGGTTTTTTTTCGTGTTTGTCACCACCTCCACCTTGCACCATGAGCTGGCTCGGACACCTGAACCTTCAATACTCGCTCGACGGTCGCCGCACCATCGCGCTGGACCGGCACCACGGCCCGCTGCGGGTGCTGCAGCGCCTCTACCCGGAGGGCGAAGCGGTCTGCCACCATGTGCTGGTGCATCCGCCGGGGGGCATCGTCGGTGGCGACGTGCTGGAAATCAATGCCGAACTCGCGTCCGGCACGCACGCCCTCATCACCACGCCGGGCGCTACGCGTTACTACCGCAGCGCCGGACAGACCGCCGCGCAGCGGGTGCAGGCGCGGCTGGAGCCGGGTGCCCGGCTGGAGTGGCTGCCGATGGAAACCATCGCCTATCGGCAGTGCATCGCGGAAAACCACCTGCGCTTCGACCTGGCTCCCGGCGCCGAGATGATCGGATGGGACCTGCTCGCCCTCGGCCTGCCTGCTGCGAACGAACACTGGGACCGCGGGCGCTATGCCCAGCGACTGGAATTGCCGGACGTCTGGCTCGAACAGGCCGTGATCGACGCCGAGGACCGGCGCCTGCTGGACAGCCCCGTGGGCTGGGCGGGTCACCGGGTGCTGGGGACGCTGTGGTTCACCGCAGGCACGGCACTGCCGAATGCACAGCGCACCGAACTGCTCGACCGGGCCCGAGCCGCCATCG is a window from the Sphaerotilus montanus genome containing:
- a CDS encoding cold-shock protein, which gives rise to MSTTQTGTVKWFDDGKGFGFITPADGSKDLFAHHSEIKNNGGFRSLAENQKVEFEVKQGPKGLQASNIRAL
- a CDS encoding urease accessory protein UreD, encoding MSWLGHLNLQYSLDGRRTIALDRHHGPLRVLQRLYPEGEAVCHHVLVHPPGGIVGGDVLEINAELASGTHALITTPGATRYYRSAGQTAAQRVQARLEPGARLEWLPMETIAYRQCIAENHLRFDLAPGAEMIGWDLLALGLPAANEHWDRGRYAQRLELPDVWLEQAVIDAEDRRLLDSPVGWAGHRVLGTLWFTAGTALPNAQRTELLDRARAAIGTSALAGLASATAPHARTVVLRVLADRVEPAMQLLVAVRNAWRAVAWQLEPHAPRIWRT